The Leucoraja erinacea ecotype New England chromosome 29, Leri_hhj_1, whole genome shotgun sequence genome has a window encoding:
- the tssk6 gene encoding testis-specific serine/threonine-protein kinase 6, with amino-acid sequence MSGDTFLTELGYKLGKTIGEGSYSKVKVGSSKKYRENVAIKVVDRKKAPPDFVNKFLPRELAILRGIKHPHIVQVYEFIEVCNGKLYIVMEQAATDLLQLIQHRGHIPCNEGRHLFSQIACAVKYLHEHEIVHRDLKCENILLTEEMQVKITDFGFGKKLHGHPDLSSTYCGSAAYAPPEVLMGVPYDPKKYDIWSLGIILYVIVTGCMPFDDSNISKLPKSQQKGVVYPESIQLEEKCQALIRELLQFCPSGRPLASQIIKHAWIRENK; translated from the coding sequence ATGTCTGGAGACACATTTCTGACAGAGTTAGGATATAAGCTAGGGAAGACCATTGGTGAAGGCAGTTACTCCAAAGTTAAAGTAGGCAGTTCCaagaaatacagggagaatgttgCTATAAAGGTGGTCGACAGGAAGAAGGCTCCCCCGGACTTTGTGAATAAATTCCTGCCAAGGGAGTTGGCCATCTTGAGAGGGATCAAACACCCTCACATTGTTCAGGTCTATGAGTTCATTGAGGTTTGCAATGGGAAGCTCTACATTGTCATGGAGCAGGCTGCCACCGATCTCCTGCAGTTGATTCAGCACAGAGGCCACATTCCATGCAACGAAGGCCGCCACCTCTTCTCCCAGATCGCCTGCGCAGTCAAGTACCTTCACGAGCACGAAATTGTCCATCGTGACCTCAAGTGTGAGAACATCTTGCTGAccgaagagatgcaggtaaagatCACAGACTTTGGATTCGGGAAGAAACTTCACGGCCACCCTGACCTCAGCAGCACCTACTGCGGCTCAGCTGCCTACGCCCCCCCCGAGGTCCTCATGGGCGTGCCTTATGACCCCAAGAAGTACGACATCTGGAGCCTGGGGATCATCCTCTACGTGATCGTGACCGGTTGCATGCCATTTGATGACTCCAACATCAGCAAGTTGCCCAAGAGCCAGCAGAAGGGGGTGGTTTACCCCGAAAGCATCCAACTAGAGGAAAAATGCCAGGCACTGATCAGAGAGCTGCTGCAGTTCTGCCCCTCAGGACGGCCGTTGGCCAGCCAAATCATCAAGCACGCCTGGATCAGAGAGAACAAGTAG